A portion of the Hoylesella buccalis ATCC 35310 genome contains these proteins:
- a CDS encoding HlyD family efflux transporter periplasmic adaptor subunit has protein sequence MADKKIELRSEKVRHIIGEIPSRIVRYGITIITIVILGLLVGAYFIPYPETISARIEMADEHQGTIDIPYKYVNWVTKGMTANIEFEGYDVETYGTANGTITATSHTPRQTTKGSVFTAQVKITDCRYKTIKGMTGTTSILVSNESVLQRIVKQITNSI, from the coding sequence ATGGCAGACAAAAAGATAGAACTTCGCAGCGAGAAAGTAAGGCATATCATTGGCGAGATACCATCAAGGATAGTCCGTTATGGTATCACGATAATCACCATTGTGATATTGGGACTGCTGGTAGGTGCATACTTTATCCCTTATCCTGAGACCATCAGTGCAAGGATTGAGATGGCAGACGAACATCAAGGAACAATAGACATTCCCTATAAATATGTGAATTGGGTAACAAAAGGAATGACGGCAAACATAGAATTTGAGGGTTACGATGTCGAAACATACGGAACAGCCAATGGTACGATAACCGCCACATCGCATACACCCCGACAAACAACAAAAGGTAGTGTGTTCACGGCACAGGTAAAGATAACGGATTGCAGGTATAAAACTATCAAGGGAATGACAGGCACAACATCCATACTCGTAAGCAATGAAAGCGTGCTTCAAAGAATTGTCAAGCAAATAACAAACAGCATATAA
- a CDS encoding peptidase domain-containing ABC transporter, whose product MQVVFQHDTMQCGIACLTMICQHFGKKVSLNFLSKMCCSTSEGTSLLSISETASKIGLNAVCYKISLSDLSKIQTPCILHWNQNHFVVLYKIVNNKRFFIADPAKGRLVCGEKELETHWTSKEISNNANGIVMYFYPTKKFYLLGNDNSLLENSHSFKFLFGYINRFSRYFGQILLGLLLGSLLQLILPFLTQSIVDVGIKNQNIGFIWLILLGQLMLTVSRTAIDFIRRWLLLHISLRINISLVSDFFIKLLKLPMSFFDTKLMGDLMQRMGDHNRVNSFLTQQTLSIVFSLFTFVVFSIVLLSYNWLVFAIFMLGSLLYGGWLALFLRRRKVLDYELFEQQAINNNKTYEFITSMQEIKLQDCEQRRRWEWEDVQADLFGVQMKSLKLQQIQEAGSIFINELKNIVITVVAATAVIHGQLTLGMMLAVQYIIGQLNSPVEQLMSFFYSVQDVKISLERINEIHRMDDENGKQGLEMALKEENQGIDLENVNFKYDPHALKTIIDDVSLTIPKGKITAIVGASGSGKTTLIKLMLGYYPVLGGQITIGGTDVNTLNKKWWRRQCGVVMQDGVIFSESIARNIAVDDGEIDKERLQKSAEIACIHDYVMGLPLKYNTKIGRDGVGLSQGQKQRILIARAVYKNPCYIFLDEATNSLDANNERMIVEHLNEFYKGKTVVIVAHRLSTVKNADQLVVLDKGKVVEIGNHEVLTAKRGAYYNLVKNQLELGN is encoded by the coding sequence ATGCAGGTCGTATTTCAGCATGACACAATGCAGTGTGGCATAGCTTGTCTTACAATGATATGCCAACATTTTGGAAAGAAAGTATCACTGAACTTTCTTTCCAAAATGTGCTGTTCTACAAGTGAAGGAACTTCTTTACTCAGCATATCTGAAACAGCAAGTAAAATTGGTTTGAATGCTGTTTGTTATAAAATATCATTAAGCGACTTAAGCAAGATTCAAACTCCATGTATCTTACATTGGAATCAGAATCATTTTGTTGTTTTATACAAAATAGTCAATAATAAAAGATTTTTCATTGCAGATCCTGCTAAGGGACGCTTGGTGTGTGGAGAAAAAGAACTCGAAACTCATTGGACAAGTAAAGAAATATCTAATAATGCTAATGGCATAGTGATGTATTTTTATCCAACGAAAAAGTTCTACTTATTAGGTAATGATAATAGTTTACTCGAAAATAGTCATTCCTTTAAATTCCTTTTTGGTTACATCAACAGATTCAGCCGCTACTTCGGTCAGATATTGCTGGGGTTGCTGCTTGGTAGTCTGCTCCAGTTAATCTTACCATTCCTCACACAGTCTATTGTGGATGTAGGCATCAAGAATCAGAATATCGGCTTTATCTGGCTGATACTCTTGGGACAGCTGATGCTTACGGTTAGCCGTACTGCCATCGACTTTATCCGTCGTTGGCTCTTGCTACACATCTCTTTGCGCATAAACATTTCATTGGTAAGCGACTTCTTTATCAAGCTCCTGAAGCTACCCATGTCGTTCTTCGATACTAAACTAATGGGCGACCTTATGCAGCGTATGGGCGACCACAACCGTGTAAACTCGTTCCTGACACAACAAACACTCAGTATTGTGTTCTCGCTCTTTACCTTTGTGGTATTCAGCATTGTATTGTTATCCTATAATTGGCTCGTCTTTGCCATCTTCATGCTCGGCAGTCTCCTTTATGGCGGTTGGCTTGCGCTCTTCCTAAGGCGCAGAAAGGTTCTCGACTATGAACTCTTTGAGCAGCAAGCCATCAATAACAACAAGACTTACGAATTTATCACCTCCATGCAGGAGATAAAACTGCAAGACTGTGAACAGCGTCGTCGCTGGGAATGGGAGGACGTGCAGGCAGACCTCTTTGGAGTGCAGATGAAATCGCTGAAACTCCAACAGATACAAGAGGCAGGCAGCATTTTTATCAACGAACTGAAAAACATCGTCATCACCGTGGTGGCAGCAACAGCCGTTATTCACGGACAACTAACGCTGGGCATGATGCTCGCCGTGCAGTACATCATAGGGCAACTCAACTCGCCAGTGGAGCAGTTGATGAGTTTCTTCTACTCCGTGCAAGATGTAAAGATAAGCCTTGAGCGTATCAATGAAATCCACCGCATGGATGATGAGAACGGAAAGCAAGGATTGGAAATGGCACTGAAAGAAGAAAATCAAGGCATAGACCTTGAAAACGTAAACTTTAAGTACGACCCACACGCACTAAAAACTATCATTGATGATGTTAGCCTCACTATCCCCAAAGGCAAGATAACAGCCATTGTGGGAGCTTCGGGTAGCGGAAAGACCACGCTCATCAAGCTCATGTTAGGCTATTATCCTGTATTGGGCGGACAAATCACTATTGGCGGAACGGATGTAAACACACTCAACAAGAAGTGGTGGCGCAGGCAATGTGGTGTGGTGATGCAAGATGGTGTAATCTTTTCCGAGAGCATTGCAAGGAATATTGCCGTAGATGACGGAGAGATAGACAAGGAGCGTTTGCAGAAGTCTGCCGAGATAGCCTGCATTCACGATTATGTGATGGGGCTGCCCTTAAAATATAACACAAAGATTGGGCGCGATGGCGTGGGATTGAGCCAAGGGCAGAAACAGCGCATACTCATAGCGAGAGCCGTATACAAGAACCCTTGTTATATTTTCCTTGATGAAGCTACCAACTCGCTCGATGCTAACAATGAACGTATGATTGTAGAGCATCTTAATGAGTTCTACAAAGGCAAGACGGTAGTTATAGTGGCACACCGACTAAGTACGGTGAAGAATGCCGACCAGTTAGTGGTATTGGATAAAGGCAAGGTGGTAGAAATTGGTAACCACGAAGTACTCACGGCAAAGCGGGGTGCATACTATAACCTTGTAAAGAATCAGCTGGAATTGGGCAACTAA
- a CDS encoding HutD family protein — MFKIIQQSDYKVNQWSGGITRELFIYPHDSSLAERNFDLRISSAVIHLTESTFSDFSNYQRFLLPVEGNITLYIDGHAHQLSNDLPFAFDGSKNVRSVNSSGAIDFNVICRKDYKTKVTVACKGESEKTTTTFIFALEDLDINGRKVEKYNSVLTTEPYKFTGKAVVVEIP, encoded by the coding sequence ATGTTCAAAATTATTCAACAGTCAGATTATAAGGTAAACCAATGGAGCGGCGGCATCACAAGAGAGCTGTTCATCTACCCTCACGACAGTAGTCTTGCAGAACGAAACTTCGACCTGCGGATATCGTCAGCGGTGATTCACCTCACGGAAAGTACTTTTTCAGACTTTTCAAACTATCAACGCTTCTTGTTACCTGTTGAGGGAAACATCACCTTATATATAGATGGGCATGCGCATCAACTGAGCAATGACCTTCCTTTCGCGTTCGACGGGAGCAAAAATGTTCGTTCGGTAAACAGCAGTGGGGCTATCGATTTCAATGTCATCTGCCGTAAAGACTACAAAACAAAGGTTACTGTCGCCTGCAAAGGAGAAAGCGAAAAGACCACCACAACCTTCATTTTTGCACTCGAGGACCTCGATATCAATGGCAGAAAAGTGGAGAAATACAATTCTGTTCTCACAACCGAGCCATACAAGTTCACAGGAAAAGCAGTGGTCGTAGAAATTCCTTGA
- a CDS encoding site-specific integrase: MRSTFKILFYINRQKTKADGNTAILCRITIDGKNTAITTGEECKVCEWNTKQSLTTNKKTNQRIKEFRDLVEKTYRDILVKDGVVSVELIKNRLQGIATNPTTLLAMSRAELQAVKESVGRSRAEGTYLNLFYSDRNLREFVENKGVQDIPIGTITEDLFEEYRFFLKKRGLRASTINSNLCWLSRLMFRAVSKRIIRCNPFENAKYEKEEKKIRFLQKGDVMKLMPMRMNDKEAELARQMFIFSCFTGLAISDMENLEYKHIQTTAEGQMYIRKERQKTKVEFIVPLHPIAEAIISHCQKEPERSEVQQTVKEKGDHLVFHRDCSRSVMDAKLSIVGKACGIRQRLSFHMARHTFGTMSLSAGIPIESIAKMMGHASISSTQVYAQVTDKKISEDMDRLIAKQSAKEKETSEREACEPSDTITCKMEETA; encoded by the coding sequence ATGAGAAGTACATTCAAGATACTGTTCTATATTAACAGACAGAAAACAAAGGCAGACGGCAATACCGCCATTCTCTGCCGTATCACCATCGACGGAAAGAATACAGCCATTACCACAGGAGAAGAGTGTAAAGTCTGCGAGTGGAACACCAAGCAGAGTTTGACAACAAACAAGAAGACAAACCAAAGAATCAAAGAATTCAGGGATTTGGTGGAAAAGACCTATCGGGACATTCTTGTAAAGGATGGAGTTGTAAGCGTGGAACTTATCAAGAACCGCTTGCAAGGTATTGCCACCAATCCGACCACGCTCCTTGCCATGAGCAGGGCGGAACTCCAAGCAGTCAAGGAAAGTGTTGGCAGATCAAGGGCAGAGGGAACTTACCTGAATCTGTTCTATTCTGACAGAAATCTCCGTGAATTTGTCGAAAACAAAGGAGTGCAGGACATACCCATCGGAACCATTACAGAGGACTTGTTCGAGGAATACCGTTTTTTTCTGAAAAAGCGTGGGCTGAGAGCATCCACCATCAACAGCAACCTCTGCTGGCTGAGCCGATTGATGTTCCGTGCGGTCAGCAAGAGGATTATCCGCTGCAATCCGTTTGAGAATGCCAAGTATGAAAAGGAGGAAAAGAAGATACGTTTTCTGCAAAAGGGCGATGTAATGAAACTTATGCCAATGAGGATGAACGACAAGGAAGCGGAGCTGGCAAGACAGATGTTCATCTTTTCCTGCTTCACAGGACTGGCAATCTCGGATATGGAAAATTTGGAATACAAGCATATCCAAACGACAGCGGAAGGACAGATGTATATAAGAAAGGAACGTCAGAAAACCAAGGTTGAGTTCATCGTGCCGTTACATCCCATAGCGGAAGCCATCATCAGTCATTGCCAGAAAGAGCCGGAAAGAAGCGAGGTACAGCAGACGGTGAAAGAAAAAGGCGACCACCTTGTTTTTCACCGTGATTGCAGCCGCAGTGTTATGGATGCCAAACTGAGTATTGTGGGAAAGGCTTGCGGTATCCGCCAAAGACTTTCCTTCCACATGGCAAGACATACATTCGGCACGATGAGCCTAAGCGCAGGTATTCCCATTGAGAGCATAGCCAAGATGATGGGGCATGCCTCCATATCAAGCACTCAAGTTTATGCGCAGGTGACGGACAAAAAGATATCAGAGGATATGGACAGGCTCATTGCCAAGCAATCGGCAAAAGAAAAGGAAACTTCGGAGAGAGAGGCTTGTGAACCTTCGGATACTATAACCTGTAAAATGGAGGAAACGGCATGA
- a CDS encoding site-specific integrase, which translates to MKTEKMKVLLYLKKSGLDKSGKAPIMGRITIGRSIAQFSCKLSCNPELWNPRESRMDGKSREAVEVNGRLENLLLSIQSAYQSLLTRGCPFDATDVKELFQGCVQTRCMLIERLDMLIKEKESHIGVDIRKESMASYHSTRIHLQEFIQKKYKVSDLAFSQLTENFIHEFQQYFLGECGFQESSFYNVATHLKTVCRLAYREGVADILLFDKAKISKGNKKLPKALDRGAFEKLKTLHFEELEEEMETARDIFLFACYTGAAYCDLMELDKSHLVRDDEGSLWLKFNRHKAGVPCRVKLLPEAIRLMEKLHSDERETLLPFMGYATYQSYLKALRLRAGISFPFTTHTARHTFATLITLEQGVPIETVSKMLGHSNVSMTERYAKVTPQKLFEEFDRFLSFTEDMQLAI; encoded by the coding sequence ATGAAAACAGAAAAAATGAAGGTGTTGCTCTACCTCAAAAAGAGCGGTCTGGACAAGTCGGGTAAGGCTCCGATTATGGGGCGGATAACCATCGGACGTTCTATCGCGCAGTTCAGTTGCAAGCTCTCCTGTAATCCTGAGCTGTGGAATCCCCGTGAGAGCAGAATGGACGGAAAAAGTCGTGAGGCGGTGGAAGTGAATGGCAGGTTGGAGAACTTGCTGCTGTCCATTCAGTCAGCTTATCAATCTTTGCTTACAAGAGGTTGCCCATTTGACGCAACCGACGTGAAGGAACTGTTTCAAGGCTGTGTGCAGACACGGTGCATGCTCATCGAAAGGCTTGATATGCTCATCAAAGAGAAAGAAAGTCATATTGGTGTAGACATCAGAAAAGAGTCAATGGCAAGCTATCACTCCACGAGAATCCACTTGCAGGAGTTCATCCAAAAGAAGTATAAGGTTTCAGACTTAGCTTTCTCACAACTGACAGAGAACTTCATCCATGAGTTTCAGCAGTACTTCTTGGGAGAGTGTGGATTTCAGGAAAGCTCATTCTACAATGTCGCTACCCATTTGAAAACAGTTTGCAGACTGGCTTATCGTGAGGGGGTGGCAGACATCCTGCTTTTTGACAAAGCCAAAATCAGCAAGGGTAACAAGAAACTCCCCAAAGCACTTGACAGAGGAGCATTTGAGAAGTTAAAGACTCTCCACTTTGAGGAATTGGAGGAGGAAATGGAAACGGCAAGGGATATTTTCCTCTTTGCCTGTTATACGGGTGCTGCGTATTGTGATTTGATGGAACTGGACAAGTCCCATCTTGTGCGTGATGACGAGGGTAGCCTTTGGCTGAAGTTCAACCGCCACAAGGCAGGTGTGCCTTGTCGTGTCAAACTGCTGCCCGAAGCCATACGGCTGATGGAAAAGCTCCACAGCGATGAAAGGGAAACATTGCTCCCTTTCATGGGATATGCCACTTACCAATCTTACTTGAAAGCCCTGCGGCTTCGTGCAGGCATCTCGTTTCCTTTTACCACACATACGGCAAGGCACACATTTGCCACGCTCATCACGCTTGAACAGGGTGTACCGATTGAGACCGTTAGTAAGATGCTGGGGCATTCCAACGTGAGCATGACCGAGCGTTATGCAAAGGTAACACCGCAGAAACTCTTTGAGGAATTTGACCGTTTCCTTTCTTTCACTGAAGATATGCAGTTGGCTATCTGA
- the argS gene encoding arginine--tRNA ligase: MKIENQIASSVIASVKELYGQDVPMSMVQLQKTKSNFEGNLTLVVFPFLKISRQKPEDTAQAIGELLVRDCSAVAGFNVVKGFLNLNIAKEAWVGLLNDMHADEKFGEKPVTDQSPLVMIEYSSPNTNKPLHLGHVRNNLLGWSLAQIMQANGNKVVKTNIVNDRGIHICKSMLAWLKWGNGETPESSGKKGDHLIGDYYVAFDKHYRAEVAELKNKFMTDEGLDEEAAENKAKEEAPLMKEARQMLVKWEQGDEEVRALWQKMNNWVYAGFDETYKTLGVSFDKIYYESDTYLEGKAKVEEGLEKGLFFRKDDNSVWADLTQEGLDQKLLLRSDGTSVYMTQDIGTADMRFKDFPIDKMIYVVGNEQNYHFQVLSILLDRLGFKWGKELVHFSYGMVELPNGKMKSREGTVVDADELIATMIDDARKTSDELGKFKDMSEEEKREIARMVGLGALKYFILKVDARKNMLFNPEESIDFNGNTGPFIQYTYARIRSIMRKAAAEGMALPAQLPSDAPLNDKEIALIQKMNDFGVVIEQAATDYSPSGIANYCYELTKDFNQFYHDYSILNADTQEEKLTRLVLANNVAKIIKNGMLLLGIEVPERM; the protein is encoded by the coding sequence ATGAAAATTGAGAACCAAATAGCCAGTTCTGTCATTGCTTCAGTGAAAGAACTCTACGGACAAGATGTACCCATGTCGATGGTACAACTACAAAAAACAAAGAGTAACTTTGAAGGAAACCTCACCTTAGTGGTGTTTCCCTTCCTGAAAATATCACGCCAGAAACCCGAAGACACGGCGCAAGCCATCGGCGAGTTGCTGGTGCGAGACTGTTCGGCCGTAGCTGGTTTCAACGTCGTGAAGGGTTTCTTGAACCTCAACATCGCCAAAGAGGCATGGGTGGGATTGCTCAATGACATGCATGCGGATGAGAAATTCGGAGAGAAACCCGTCACAGACCAATCACCCTTGGTGATGATAGAATATTCATCGCCCAACACCAACAAGCCACTTCACTTGGGTCATGTGCGCAACAACTTGTTGGGATGGTCGTTGGCGCAAATCATGCAAGCCAATGGCAACAAGGTGGTGAAGACCAATATCGTGAACGACCGAGGCATTCATATTTGCAAATCGATGCTCGCTTGGCTGAAATGGGGAAACGGGGAGACACCCGAATCGAGCGGAAAGAAAGGCGATCACCTCATCGGCGATTACTATGTGGCGTTTGACAAGCACTACAGAGCCGAGGTGGCAGAGCTGAAAAACAAATTCATGACAGACGAGGGACTGGACGAAGAGGCCGCCGAGAACAAGGCAAAAGAAGAGGCTCCGCTGATGAAAGAGGCGCGCCAAATGCTCGTGAAGTGGGAGCAGGGCGACGAAGAGGTGCGCGCCTTGTGGCAAAAAATGAACAATTGGGTTTACGCCGGCTTTGATGAAACGTACAAGACGTTAGGCGTGAGCTTTGACAAGATATATTATGAATCAGATACTTACCTCGAGGGAAAGGCTAAGGTAGAAGAAGGACTGGAGAAAGGTCTTTTCTTCCGAAAGGATGACAACAGCGTATGGGCAGACTTGACACAAGAGGGTTTGGACCAAAAGCTGTTGCTTCGTTCTGACGGCACCAGCGTGTACATGACGCAAGACATTGGTACGGCAGACATGCGGTTCAAGGATTTCCCCATCGACAAAATGATATATGTGGTTGGCAACGAGCAGAATTATCATTTTCAGGTACTTTCCATCTTGCTCGACCGCTTGGGATTCAAGTGGGGTAAGGAGTTGGTACACTTCTCCTACGGTATGGTTGAATTGCCAAACGGTAAGATGAAGAGCCGCGAAGGCACGGTGGTGGATGCTGATGAGTTGATAGCAACCATGATAGACGATGCCCGCAAGACCAGTGATGAGCTGGGTAAGTTCAAGGATATGAGCGAGGAAGAGAAGCGTGAGATTGCCCGCATGGTTGGATTGGGCGCACTGAAATACTTCATCTTGAAGGTAGATGCCCGCAAAAACATGCTGTTCAATCCAGAAGAGTCTATCGACTTCAATGGCAACACGGGGCCGTTCATCCAATATACTTACGCCCGCATCCGTTCCATCATGCGTAAAGCGGCTGCAGAGGGCATGGCATTGCCCGCACAACTGCCTAGCGATGCGCCACTGAACGACAAGGAAATTGCATTGATACAGAAGATGAACGACTTCGGTGTGGTGATAGAACAGGCTGCAACGGATTACAGTCCGAGCGGCATTGCCAACTATTGCTACGAGTTGACCAAAGACTTCAACCAGTTCTACCACGACTACAGTATTCTGAACGCCGACACGCAAGAGGAGAAACTCACCCGGTTGGTGCTTGCCAACAACGTGGCAAAGATTATCAAGAACGGCATGCTGCTGCTTGGTATAGAGGTTCCAGAGAGGATGTAG
- a CDS encoding outer membrane beta-barrel protein has protein sequence MFIAVGGKAQKQLSGLVVDTNGQPIISASVIVQSKDTAEHNVQITVTNADGKFFFHSVPFPYQLTIQHMAYVDSQMSDSSVNVRVVLKEKENILGEVFVKGNRPMVSTRDDGGIVFSGEQMRQHRSVETALEMIEALPMMEKNGEGFMLMGATETSILINGKKKMLSDEQLINYLKTIPVSEVRSLDVYYSTPSKFGVRGASVNIVMSAPKHEDLHFRGEGFVSVNHGNSMKMDGGTNFSLSSKKWSLNAGYTESNVSKLRHQTLEAVHTLDGVEHLVLQTTQTSSISKDKTAVMNLTVSPNDNVTMDVDYVYLHKSPRNTVDFNSRMNQQSFNGNTLSRYSSDAHNVRASLTYKDVEIGGEYEHFQEDANQIIEFNKNQTGNNDHNQLYNGLNVYLNGESVLFNRTIEYGVDGTMRSTTNYVGENKSSTLTLTQKEFETTAYLGVRFPLGKSGFFNTSIQGEFINSTYKREYGHKEKLWRDFDIYPTFTLMYKFTPLHIIQASLTSTKYYPSYWANASYSSYIDNYSRIEGNPQLSPSRKYALNVNYILKSKYIFGLFGESHQNYFTQLLKLQNDEIAAVYKYFNIHKSQRLGVMAIVPINWMRSFDTKCTFMGFYMHQKGCIDDIPLNKTTFSGRTSISNTIHLFGNNMMAELGGWVQLPVIQGIYDVKAMWTINSKMSWKTPIRGLSVSIKAEDLFNTLKSQVRSNVTQKRFSFRSYGDSRNFSFTLRYVFNGYKAKEVKSVSNERLGF, from the coding sequence ATGTTCATTGCTGTCGGTGGTAAGGCTCAAAAACAATTATCGGGCCTTGTCGTTGACACCAATGGACAGCCTATTATTTCGGCATCAGTGATTGTTCAGTCAAAAGATACAGCTGAACATAATGTACAGATTACGGTAACCAATGCGGATGGAAAATTCTTTTTCCATTCTGTTCCATTTCCTTATCAACTGACCATTCAACATATGGCGTATGTTGATTCACAGATGAGCGATAGTTCGGTGAATGTGCGTGTCGTATTAAAGGAGAAGGAGAATATATTAGGCGAGGTTTTTGTGAAAGGCAATCGCCCTATGGTGTCAACAAGAGATGATGGTGGAATAGTATTTTCGGGTGAGCAAATGCGACAACACAGGTCTGTTGAAACGGCTCTTGAGATGATTGAAGCACTTCCAATGATGGAAAAAAATGGAGAAGGCTTTATGCTCATGGGAGCCACCGAAACGTCAATTCTTATCAACGGAAAAAAGAAAATGTTGTCGGATGAGCAGCTGATAAACTACCTAAAAACCATACCAGTATCGGAGGTTCGGTCGCTGGATGTGTACTATAGCACGCCTTCTAAATTTGGTGTGCGAGGTGCTTCGGTCAACATAGTTATGTCTGCGCCCAAACACGAAGACCTGCATTTTCGTGGCGAAGGGTTTGTGTCTGTAAATCATGGGAACAGTATGAAAATGGATGGAGGTACAAACTTTAGTTTGTCATCAAAGAAATGGTCACTGAATGCTGGATACACAGAAAGCAACGTCTCTAAACTTCGCCATCAAACGCTCGAGGCCGTGCATACACTTGATGGTGTGGAACATCTTGTCCTACAGACGACTCAAACATCCTCCATCTCAAAGGATAAGACGGCTGTTATGAATTTGACGGTCAGCCCGAATGACAATGTTACAATGGATGTCGACTACGTCTACTTGCATAAGTCGCCCCGAAACACCGTTGATTTTAATTCGAGGATGAATCAGCAATCTTTTAATGGTAATACTCTCAGTCGGTACAGCTCTGATGCCCACAATGTAAGAGCATCATTGACGTATAAGGATGTTGAGATAGGTGGAGAGTATGAGCATTTCCAAGAGGATGCAAACCAAATTATCGAGTTCAATAAAAATCAAACTGGTAACAACGACCACAATCAATTGTATAATGGATTGAATGTATATCTCAATGGTGAGTCAGTGTTATTCAATCGCACAATAGAATACGGTGTTGATGGAACAATGAGAAGCACCACCAATTACGTGGGTGAAAACAAATCTTCTACGTTGACACTGACACAAAAAGAATTCGAAACAACAGCTTATCTAGGAGTTCGATTTCCGCTTGGCAAGAGTGGTTTCTTTAACACGTCCATACAGGGTGAGTTTATCAATTCGACATATAAGCGAGAGTATGGACATAAAGAGAAATTGTGGAGAGATTTTGACATATATCCCACTTTTACATTGATGTACAAGTTCACTCCGTTGCATATCATTCAAGCCAGCTTGACATCCACAAAATACTACCCTTCATATTGGGCCAATGCAAGCTATAGTTCATATATTGATAACTACAGCAGGATAGAAGGCAATCCACAGCTGAGTCCATCAAGAAAATATGCGCTCAACGTAAACTATATTCTTAAGAGCAAGTATATCTTCGGACTATTTGGTGAAAGTCATCAGAACTACTTCACGCAACTGTTAAAGCTGCAAAACGATGAGATTGCTGCAGTGTACAAATATTTCAACATTCATAAGAGTCAACGCTTGGGTGTTATGGCAATAGTACCGATAAACTGGATGCGCAGCTTTGATACCAAGTGTACATTTATGGGGTTTTATATGCACCAAAAAGGATGTATCGATGATATTCCACTGAACAAGACAACGTTTTCGGGAAGGACAAGTATTTCTAATACCATCCATTTGTTTGGCAACAACATGATGGCAGAACTTGGAGGATGGGTGCAGTTGCCAGTCATTCAAGGAATTTACGACGTTAAAGCCATGTGGACTATAAATTCAAAAATGAGCTGGAAAACTCCAATCAGAGGATTGTCGGTTTCCATAAAGGCTGAAGATCTGTTTAATACGCTCAAGAGTCAAGTTCGCTCGAACGTAACTCAAAAGCGCTTTTCTTTCCGCAGTTATGGGGATAGTCGCAATTTCAGTTTCACTCTACGCTACGTATTCAATGGATATAAAGCGAAAGAGGTGAAGAGTGTCTCAAATGAGAGGTTGGGATTTTAG
- a CDS encoding DUF559 domain-containing protein: MKRKHETADCANYELLKAFAKRSRTHSTQAESMLWEALRGNQLGCKFRRQHIIGNYIADFACIRFKLVVEIDGSYHQQGNQPLMDAERTADLKSRGFTVLRFTNEQVLHRLSSVISQILKSLDHMDQAEQIKNNSQETNLVTPLASSPLSGGQRGASAWAVDAACSGNPGPMEYRGIDLATGAEIFHFGPVHGTNNVGEFLAIVHALALLWKQGDTQKTIYSDSYNAILWVKKKQCKTKLKRTPQTEQLYQIISRAEQWLKTHAYRNPIVKWETAEWGEIPADFGRK; the protein is encoded by the coding sequence ATGAAACGGAAACATGAAACGGCAGATTGTGCGAATTACGAGTTATTGAAAGCATTTGCAAAGAGAAGTAGAACGCATTCAACTCAGGCGGAAAGCATGTTGTGGGAGGCATTACGTGGAAACCAATTAGGATGTAAGTTCAGACGACAACATATCATCGGCAACTATATTGCTGATTTTGCTTGCATTCGTTTCAAACTGGTGGTTGAAATAGATGGTAGTTATCATCAACAAGGCAATCAACCACTCATGGATGCCGAACGTACAGCTGATTTAAAAAGTCGCGGCTTTACCGTTTTACGTTTCACAAACGAACAAGTACTTCACCGTCTTTCATCCGTCATCTCTCAAATACTCAAATCATTAGACCACATGGATCAAGCAGAACAGATAAAAAACAATTCACAAGAAACCAACTTAGTTACGCCGTTAGCTTCTTCCCCCCTATCGGGGGGACAGAGGGGGGCTTCGGCATGGGCGGTTGATGCGGCATGTTCAGGCAACCCAGGACCTATGGAATATCGGGGAATCGACTTGGCGACAGGAGCGGAAATCTTTCACTTCGGCCCCGTACATGGCACCAATAATGTAGGTGAGTTCTTGGCTATCGTGCATGCGTTGGCCTTGTTATGGAAACAGGGCGATACGCAAAAAACCATTTATTCGGATAGCTACAACGCCATTTTGTGGGTGAAGAAGAAGCAATGTAAAACAAAGTTGAAGCGAACACCACAAACAGAGCAACTCTATCAGATTATCTCGCGCGCCGAACAATGGCTGAAAACGCACGCTTATCGCAATCCTATCGTGAAATGGGAGACAGCCGAATGGGGGGAAATTCCCGCCGATTTCGGCAGAAAGTAA